In Primulina eburnea isolate SZY01 chromosome 14, ASM2296580v1, whole genome shotgun sequence, the following proteins share a genomic window:
- the LOC140811846 gene encoding uncharacterized protein produces MLKETEWTMSKIDRKFFQKRARDYNSDEDDEYDDLGVEEENEVSEDEEGGIQPGVTKFTEGIKAFKLAFKKILAKKSGEDSNVLGPVLSAHKKLLGEKLAEESEKKVKGEAKKEKRLQGEKGHVKPTNYLDANEKFLLGVATKGVVKLFNAVNKAQNAQKGLNPSRTKDEKIMTKRRKEAFFSELGKTSSQSAQAAAKVGTPSGSMDEEAPSWAPLRDDYMLTHPKLKDWDKMQDTNVAGDFGRQSATDSSDDD; encoded by the exons ATGTTGAAAGAAACTGAATGGACTATGAGCAAAATCGACAGAAAGTTCTTTCAGAAAAGGGCTAGAGATTATAATTCGGACGAagatgatgaatatgatgacttAGGGGTCGAGGAGGAGAATGAAGTTTCAGAAGACGAAGAGGGCGGAATCCAGCCTGGTGTAACAAAATTTACAGAGGGAATTAAAGCTTTTAAGTTGGCATTTAAGAAAATTCTTGCTAAGAAGAGCGGTGAGGATTCGAATGTATTG GGTCCTGTATTATCTGCTCATAAGAAGCTTTTAGGTGAAAAACTTGCTGAAGAATCGGAAAAGAAAGTAAAGGGGGAGGCAAAGAAAGAGAAGCGTTTG CAAGGTGAGAAGGGACATGTGAAGCCTACTAATTATTTGGATGCCAATGAAAAGTTTCTATTGGGAGTGGCTACTAAAGGAG TGGTCAAGTTGTTCAATGCT GTAAACAAGGCACAAAATGCTCAGAAAGGCTTAAATCCCTCGAGAACAAAAGATGAGAAAA TAATGACGAAGCGGAGGAAAGAAGCCTTCTTTTCGGAGTTGGGCAAGACATCGTCACAATCTGCCCAGGCTGCTGCTAAG GTTGGTACACCCAGTGGTTCTATGGATGAAGAAGCTCCATCTTGGGCCCCTCTGCGTGATGATTACATGCTAACACACCCCAAGTTGAAAGATTGGGATAAGATGCAG